TTGGATGGCACGTCCATGGAAACGATTATTCGGACCTTTGACATTCCATCGGGCTTGGCAGTTGATGTCGTAAATGGACTCATCTACTGGAGCAATTCGGCTCAGGAGATCCGTATCGCCAATATCGACGGCTCCGATTCCCGGCAAATTATCGACTCCCGTTCGTTCGTCGATTTAGAGGGGCTGAGCCTGAGTTCTTCTGCGAACAAGCTCTATTTCTGTGACTCCGGTGCTGGGACCATCTATCAGGCCAATCTGGACGGGAGTGTTGTCGAGCCACTGATCACGGGACTGGGCCAGCCCGTCGATGTGGCCTATGATCCTGCGCGCGATAAGATCATTTGGGTCGATAGAGAAATCGGCTCTCTAATGGAAGCGGACAGTGATGGGCATAACATCATTGAACTCGAAGACGTAAACGATCCCAGAGGCTTGGCGATCGCCAGTCAGCCAACCCCGAGTTTTCTCGTGGTGGATTATTACGCCGCCAGAATTTATGAAGTCGATCCCACTACCGGGAATACGATCGAGGTATCCGAAGACAACGCCCTCAGGGGACCCACGGAGATCGTAACCAGCCCGGAGGGAAGGGTATTTATAGCAAATCTCAATGGCGGCGACATTCTGGAATTCGATCCCGGGACCCGAACGGTATTGTCATTCGCCAGCGGTGGTTATCTTCGAGGCCCAATTGGTATCGACTTCGATGCTGAGGGAAATCTAATCGTCGCCGATCGCAGCAGCAGCTCGCTGATCCGCATCGACCTCGAGACCCAGAAGCAGGATCTCATTACTCAAGGCAATCTGATCAGCAACCCGTTTGACGTCGCTGTCGATCAGAATGGAGATTTTCTTGTGACCAACGGCAATACGAATTCGATCATCAAGGTCGAGAGCGACTCGGGCATTCAGTCAGTAATCTCCTCTGCAGGGAATTTTAATTTTCCCGATGATATTATTGTTCTGCGCGATGGTAGAATTCTGGTCTCCGATCTCGATAATGGCCGAATTATTGAGGTTGATCCGGAGGACGGAACCCAGACCATCATCGCGTCCGGTGGCTACCTGAATTCCCCGAACAGTCTTACGGAGCTGGATTCGGGAGAATTGCTGGTTGCCGATGGAAGAAATGGATTGATCAGGATCGACTTGAATTCCTCCCCCTCGCAAACACTGATCGCAGATGGTGGCCATTTTCATGTTCCGGAGGGAGCAACTGTGATTAATGGCTCCCCAATCTATTCCGCCCGATTCATACAAAGCGAAGTTACGTTAGCCGAGGGTTCCAGTATCGATGTGGAAGTCAGCTACAATTATGGGCCTGCCGGTGCCCCGCCCGCGGAATTGGAATTCAGCATCGAGGCAGACAATCCTGCATGGCTGAACGGAGTGAATTTTTCCGAAACCTCGGTTCTTTTCCCAGAGGACGACAGCCTCACCGTTTGGATGAATCTTTCCAACGACGACATCCTGAACGGAGAGCGGCAAATACGACTGCGAATGACTAGTGCCGAACCTTCTCTCTATGTAGGCAACAATGAGACTATCACCATAAACCTGCAGGATACGGACGAATCGGGAACAGTTTTCTTTGGCCAGAGCCAAGCTGTCCTTCACGAAGGAGACGAATATCTGGATCTAAAAGTAAAGCGAAATATTAATGATCCTGGAGCTCTCGCGGTGCCCGTTCGCACGGTGGATGGATCTGCGACCTCAGGGGCGGATTATCAAAGCCTAGACACGGTCGTCACTTTTCCAGAGGGAGTTTACGAACAAACCGTTCGTCTCGACGGCCCTCCAGTCACGTCAGAAGTTAAACCACTTCGGGACTTCTCCCTGGAGTTCTACAACCCGGAAAGTGGAGTCTCCCTCGGCACTCCCGATGCAGTGACGATCATTGTGAATGATCGAGACGATGCCGGTTCGTTGGATCCGAACTTCCGGGTGACAGATACCAATCTAAACACCAGAGGCTTTTCTTTTCTTGAAGTGCTCAGCAATGGAGCAATCGCAACCAACCTGTACGATTCGACTACCAGACTAACCACTCTACGCCTTCTCAATCCAGACGGCTCTTTTGATCCTGACTTCGCGTTCACCTCAGGACGGGACAAATCCGTCAGCGTTATTCTGGAACTCCCGGACGGCAAGTTTCTGGTAGGTGGCCAAGACCTTGTCGGAAAGCAGGATATTGTTCTCCTGAACTCCGATGGCTCGGTTGATCCCACCTTTACCCACTATTCAGAAAGCCCAAGTAGCAATGCTAGCGTGAACGCGATGATTCGGATGCCGGACGGTAAAATCATCGTGGCCAGTCGGTCTGGCTGCTATGATCACTACATTTACCGAATTCATACAGACGGTGACCTGGACCCCAGCTTCCAGGTGGGCCACTTTACCGCGAGCAAATGTACTCTCTTCAGGAATCTTTGGGCATTGCCTGATGGCAAGATCCTGCTTGCTGGTTCCATCGGCACCTATGACGGGCAGGCGGGACCCGTGATTCGGCTGCATCCAAATGGTGCTGTGGACACCACTTTCATCAGTGCGACCCCACAATCTTGGGTGGCGGACATGGTCATCCAACCCGATGGTAAAATCCTCATCTCATCCTGGTCCGGAACCTACGCGGATAAACTCGTCCGGTTAATGCCCGATGGATCATTGGACGAGAGTTTCCAGATTCCCAACACTGAACGGCCCCATCGTGAGATCAGTGAAGTGATGCTCCTGCCGAACGGCCAAATTCTTGTCATCGGTGATCTGATCCATCCGGAGACGGGCGAAGAGATGGTGATACAACGTCTGAACTCGAATGGGTCCGTCGATACGAGCTTCAGTCTCCTTACAACTAGCTACACCACTCTGAAATCTATCGGCCTCGCGCCAGACGGATCGGTCTATGTCAGCGGGACATTTTCCTCTCTGGACGGCTATGAGATCTCCAATTTCGCGAAACTGAACCAACCCGATATTCCGTCGGCGGGTCGATTGGAAATGGAGTTGTCCGAATTGACGGTCGAAGAAGATGAGCTACAAGCCAGCCTGCGCATTGCTCGAATCGGTTCGACCGATGGAACCGTTGGTGCTTATTACACTACAATCTCAAATGGCATGGCGGACTCCTACGACTTCACCCCCGTATCGGGCAGCGTTATCTTCGCGGATGGCGAAGCCTACCAGATGGTTTCCGTTCCCATTGCAAATGACGGAATCACCGAAGGTTCAGAATCATTTGCAGTCACTCTCTTTGGCCTGACTGGTGGAGCCGTGCCCGGTTCTCCAGAGAGCACGGTCGTCTCCATTCATGATTCGTCGCTTACCTACGCCGAATGGCGTCTTCTTCATTATGGTTCCGCGACCAGCTCGGCTGGCGATCCGGACTATCAACCCGGCAACGGTCCATGGAGCAATTTTGCTCACTATTCCTTCGGAACGGACCCACTCAATTCGACCGGCAATCCGGCCCGCGAGCCGAGAGGTTTTCTTTCCAAGATCGCAGGAGAAGGGCAGAATCCCTATCTCCAACTTTCCTTTTACTACAGTGCCGCAAGCGCAGGAGTCCGCTATGAGATTGAAGAGTCCAGAGATCTTTCCGAGTGGACTTCAATCTGGAACTCCGAAGAAGACTCGAATTTCGAATCTCCCCTCGTGGTCGCCAACCCGGTCGGGGAAAGTGGTTGGGTTACAATTCGCTCCGCCGCGGAAATCTCGTCAGAGACGCATAGTTTTCTCAGGGTCCGAATGACAATTCTACCCTAGCTGTGAACCGAAGTCAGATGACCTAGAAAGACGTCTTGATTCTGGCAGGCTCGAGAATGGGGAGAGGCAGAAAGTAGTGGGTCTGGTAAAGCCCCGATTGACAATAGGTTAGAAGCATTTTTAGCTCCGGGAACCAACCACCCCATCCCCTACATGGTCGGGAGTTTCCCCTCATCCTTTAAAAAAGAGGGGAATCGGAAACCTATGCAAAGACTCCTCCCCTGCTCGCAGGGTAGGGGGATCCCGCGGACGCGGGATGGAGGGGTTCTTACCGGATTTTTGCGCTACAAATTATTGCGTTCGTGGGCTTAAACTAGTTCTGCCCCCGTCATCCCTTCACCTCCCCCAAGACTTTCTGGAGGCAGTCGATGATTTCTTTCCGGAGCGGCTGGGCCTGCTCGTGGAGGTTGCGTTGGATTCGCTCGTACTCCGCCCGTCCGGTTGGAGTCTCGATGGGGATGGGGTCGAAACCGAGGGAAAGGCAATCGTAGGGGCTGGCGCGCATGTCGAGGATGCGGGCCTCGACCGCGAATTCGAAGCAACGCCACATGAGGTCGCTTCCCATCCACGGCATGCATTGGCCGCAGATCTTATAGAGATCCATATTGGTATGAAGGCAGCCGCATTGTTCGTTTTTGATGCGGGTCTCTTTGGTGGGTTGGATGCGGTTGAAGGGTTTGGCCGCTTCGCTGAAGAATCGAAACGCATCGGAATGGCTGCAGGCGATCGGTTGGCTCCGCACGAAGGCGTCGGTTTCCTCCTGGCTCAGGCGGAGCGGTAGTCTCTCTGCGTGGCGGACTTCGCCCTCGCTGTCTCCGCGATAGACCATCGCCCATTCGTGCATCCCGAAACAGCCAAACTGAGGGGGACGTTGGTAAACGGTCTCGCAGAGTCGGAGGGCCATTTCGAGGCGGTGGATCGCGCGGGGCTCCAACCGGCTTGGATCGAGTGTCGTGCCATGGGCATCATGCCGATAGTAGCGGTGTTGATAGAGGGTCTCCTGACTGGCCTCGAGGAGGGTGATGCCCCATTGCGGGTGCCAGGCCTCGAGCTGGGTCGGCCGGACCCGATAATAGACGAAGAGGAAATCGTAGACGGGATGGAGTTTTCCACTCGCCCGCCGCTCGCGGTAGGGAGCCGTCCACTGGGACGCGCGCTCGCACTGGCGCTGCGCAATCGCGCGCCACACCTCCTCCGAGAGCTCCCGGCTGATGGCGATCAAAGACTCCATGGCCTGAATTTCATAAAATTTGGAGGATGATGTAAAGGGTCGGAGAAGAGGGGGGAGGTCCGGCGGAGCCGGAAACCGCTTATGTGCGCTTATTGACGCTTATCTTTTTGGACACTGGTTGGTTGATTCTTCATCCTGAATGAGCCGTATCCCAAAATCGAGAACGACTACTTGT
The nucleotide sequence above comes from Puniceicoccus vermicola. Encoded proteins:
- a CDS encoding 3-methyladenine DNA glycosylase, with protein sequence MESLIAISRELSEEVWRAIAQRQCERASQWTAPYRERRASGKLHPVYDFLFVYYRVRPTQLEAWHPQWGITLLEASQETLYQHRYYRHDAHGTTLDPSRLEPRAIHRLEMALRLCETVYQRPPQFGCFGMHEWAMVYRGDSEGEVRHAERLPLRLSQEETDAFVRSQPIACSHSDAFRFFSEAAKPFNRIQPTKETRIKNEQCGCLHTNMDLYKICGQCMPWMGSDLMWRCFEFAVEARILDMRASPYDCLSLGFDPIPIETPTGRAEYERIQRNLHEQAQPLRKEIIDCLQKVLGEVKG
- a CDS encoding Calx-beta domain-containing protein, whose amino-acid sequence is MLSYHSRSEYGSLFNFFLVLTLCLIAGPKAQGEIFWTEGGTVRVLVQETGESREVVTYASDPVGIAVDSLNNKIYWTDRGFNTINRANFDGSDIETLISSNEFDSTAIALDTAAGKMYWVENDLQKIRRANLDGTSMETIIRTFDIPSGLAVDVVNGLIYWSNSAQEIRIANIDGSDSRQIIDSRSFVDLEGLSLSSSANKLYFCDSGAGTIYQANLDGSVVEPLITGLGQPVDVAYDPARDKIIWVDREIGSLMEADSDGHNIIELEDVNDPRGLAIASQPTPSFLVVDYYAARIYEVDPTTGNTIEVSEDNALRGPTEIVTSPEGRVFIANLNGGDILEFDPGTRTVLSFASGGYLRGPIGIDFDAEGNLIVADRSSSSLIRIDLETQKQDLITQGNLISNPFDVAVDQNGDFLVTNGNTNSIIKVESDSGIQSVISSAGNFNFPDDIIVLRDGRILVSDLDNGRIIEVDPEDGTQTIIASGGYLNSPNSLTELDSGELLVADGRNGLIRIDLNSSPSQTLIADGGHFHVPEGATVINGSPIYSARFIQSEVTLAEGSSIDVEVSYNYGPAGAPPAELEFSIEADNPAWLNGVNFSETSVLFPEDDSLTVWMNLSNDDILNGERQIRLRMTSAEPSLYVGNNETITINLQDTDESGTVFFGQSQAVLHEGDEYLDLKVKRNINDPGALAVPVRTVDGSATSGADYQSLDTVVTFPEGVYEQTVRLDGPPVTSEVKPLRDFSLEFYNPESGVSLGTPDAVTIIVNDRDDAGSLDPNFRVTDTNLNTRGFSFLEVLSNGAIATNLYDSTTRLTTLRLLNPDGSFDPDFAFTSGRDKSVSVILELPDGKFLVGGQDLVGKQDIVLLNSDGSVDPTFTHYSESPSSNASVNAMIRMPDGKIIVASRSGCYDHYIYRIHTDGDLDPSFQVGHFTASKCTLFRNLWALPDGKILLAGSIGTYDGQAGPVIRLHPNGAVDTTFISATPQSWVADMVIQPDGKILISSWSGTYADKLVRLMPDGSLDESFQIPNTERPHREISEVMLLPNGQILVIGDLIHPETGEEMVIQRLNSNGSVDTSFSLLTTSYTTLKSIGLAPDGSVYVSGTFSSLDGYEISNFAKLNQPDIPSAGRLEMELSELTVEEDELQASLRIARIGSTDGTVGAYYTTISNGMADSYDFTPVSGSVIFADGEAYQMVSVPIANDGITEGSESFAVTLFGLTGGAVPGSPESTVVSIHDSSLTYAEWRLLHYGSATSSAGDPDYQPGNGPWSNFAHYSFGTDPLNSTGNPAREPRGFLSKIAGEGQNPYLQLSFYYSAASAGVRYEIEESRDLSEWTSIWNSEEDSNFESPLVVANPVGESGWVTIRSAAEISSETHSFLRVRMTILP